A single Natrinema pellirubrum DSM 15624 DNA region contains:
- a CDS encoding proline dehydrogenase family protein, with the protein MIPPIANRFVAGESPAEALAHVRQLNGHGVNGIVNLLGEHYDEREPAAADAAEYRRLVADIAGSRLGACISVKPSQLGLEIDESVFRRELEEIVAAATERGVFVWIDMEDHTTTDATLDAFEAVARERDGGERSSSDHRSDDGVGVCLQANLRRTRADLRRLADVPGKIRLVKGAYDPPSDVAYTDSTRVDQEYRTLLEYAFEHYDGGIAVGSHDPAMIEHATALHDRYGTDFEIQMLMGVREAAQYELAEEYDVYQYVPYGDRWLSYFYRRVAERRENLRFALRAVLSS; encoded by the coding sequence ATGATCCCGCCGATCGCGAACCGGTTCGTCGCGGGGGAGTCCCCGGCCGAGGCGCTCGCACACGTCCGGCAACTGAACGGCCACGGCGTGAACGGCATCGTCAACCTGCTCGGTGAACACTACGACGAGCGGGAGCCAGCAGCCGCCGACGCCGCCGAGTACCGACGGCTCGTCGCCGACATCGCCGGCTCGCGGCTCGGGGCCTGCATCTCGGTCAAACCCTCACAGTTGGGCCTCGAGATCGACGAGTCGGTATTCCGGCGGGAGCTGGAAGAGATCGTCGCCGCCGCGACCGAGCGAGGCGTCTTCGTCTGGATCGACATGGAGGATCACACGACGACCGACGCGACGCTGGACGCCTTCGAGGCGGTCGCTCGTGAACGGGACGGCGGTGAGCGATCCTCGTCGGACCATCGATCCGACGATGGGGTCGGCGTCTGCCTGCAGGCGAACCTCCGACGGACCCGGGCCGATCTCAGGCGACTCGCCGACGTCCCCGGCAAGATCCGGCTGGTCAAGGGGGCCTACGATCCGCCCAGCGACGTGGCCTACACCGATTCCACGCGCGTTGATCAGGAGTATCGGACCCTGCTCGAGTACGCGTTCGAACACTACGACGGCGGGATCGCGGTGGGCAGCCACGATCCGGCGATGATCGAACACGCGACGGCGTTACACGACCGTTACGGCACCGACTTCGAGATCCAGATGCTGATGGGCGTCCGCGAAGCGGCCCAGTACGAGTTGGCCGAGGAGTACGACGTCTATCAGTACGTCCCCTACGGCGACCGCTGGCTGTCGTACTTCTATCGTCGGGTCGCCGAACGGCGGGAAAACCTCCGGTTCGCGCTTCGGGCCGTTCTCAGCAGCTGA
- a CDS encoding NUDIX hydrolase, which yields MVSRPPTFCPDCGTRLERTSADDRERKRCPDCEAIVWHNPVPCAGVAVVDRSGPDPAVLCVERGVPPGVGEWTIPGGHMEVGEEPPEAVARELEEETGIAVDPADLEILAASAMPPRTGKHVVTVHYVVDRADSEGEPVAGSDATDARFWTPAEFDASAETFRPVHEDRFREAVNQFP from the coding sequence ATGGTCAGCCGACCCCCGACGTTCTGTCCCGACTGTGGTACCCGCCTCGAGCGGACGAGCGCCGACGACCGCGAGCGAAAGCGCTGTCCGGACTGCGAGGCCATCGTCTGGCACAACCCCGTCCCCTGTGCCGGCGTCGCTGTCGTCGACCGCTCCGGGCCGGACCCGGCCGTCCTCTGTGTCGAGCGCGGCGTCCCGCCGGGGGTCGGCGAGTGGACGATCCCCGGCGGCCACATGGAAGTGGGCGAGGAACCCCCGGAAGCGGTCGCCCGCGAACTCGAGGAAGAAACCGGCATCGCCGTCGATCCGGCCGACCTCGAGATCCTGGCGGCGTCGGCGATGCCGCCCCGGACTGGCAAACACGTCGTGACGGTCCACTACGTGGTCGACCGGGCCGACAGCGAGGGCGAGCCGGTCGCGGGCAGCGACGCGACGGACGCACGGTTCTGGACGCCGGCCGAGTTCGACGCCTCCGCGGAGACGTTTCGGCCGGTCCACGAGGATCGGTTCCGGGAGGCTGTCAATCAGTTCCCGTGA
- a CDS encoding succinylglutamate desuccinylase/aspartoacylase family protein — translation MTTTLGTASAGPGEIDTGRLEVGETRDGSPFGLPVAVVNGAKSGKTLYMQAASDGDELNGVGVVQRVVPRLDPTELSGTILIVGIVNYHAFQVAEHRNPIDDTKMNRAYPGNEGGTSTERIAAATFEAASRADLILDLHQGSTSRMLDEVRVRCGKRHRLHDQCLELAKAFGCGYVLDQKGPDGQLARAAPDEGIPTVDPELGGAVGWDEESIRKGVAGVFNVLKYYNFLEEGTPLETQTRAKGFEQYGAPAGGLVTRTKDLGDRVRPGETLFEVTTPFGEPKAEVTADSKGILWRARRLPQVATGEYVCSVGTDIDEY, via the coding sequence ATGACGACGACGCTCGGTACGGCGAGCGCGGGGCCCGGCGAGATCGATACGGGCCGTCTCGAGGTCGGCGAGACGCGGGATGGCAGTCCGTTCGGACTGCCCGTAGCCGTGGTCAACGGCGCGAAGTCGGGGAAGACCCTCTACATGCAGGCGGCAAGCGACGGCGACGAACTCAACGGCGTCGGCGTCGTCCAGCGGGTCGTGCCGCGACTGGACCCCACCGAACTCTCGGGGACGATCCTGATCGTCGGGATCGTCAACTACCACGCGTTCCAGGTCGCCGAACACCGGAACCCGATCGACGACACGAAGATGAACAGGGCCTATCCGGGCAACGAGGGGGGCACCTCGACCGAACGGATCGCAGCCGCGACCTTCGAGGCCGCCTCGCGGGCCGACCTGATCCTCGATCTCCACCAGGGCTCGACCAGCCGGATGCTCGACGAGGTCCGGGTCCGCTGTGGGAAGCGCCACCGGCTCCACGACCAGTGTCTCGAGCTGGCGAAGGCCTTCGGCTGCGGCTACGTCCTCGACCAGAAGGGACCGGACGGCCAGTTGGCCCGCGCGGCCCCCGACGAGGGGATCCCGACCGTCGACCCCGAACTCGGCGGCGCGGTCGGCTGGGACGAGGAGAGCATTCGAAAGGGCGTCGCGGGCGTGTTCAACGTTCTCAAGTACTACAACTTCCTCGAGGAGGGGACCCCGCTCGAGACCCAGACTCGAGCGAAGGGCTTCGAGCAGTACGGTGCCCCTGCCGGCGGGCTCGTGACCCGAACGAAAGACCTCGGGGACCGCGTCCGCCCCGGCGAGACGCTGTTCGAGGTGACGACTCCCTTCGGCGAGCCGAAAGCGGAGGTGACCGCCGATAGCAAAGGAATCCTCTGGCGGGCCAGACGGCTCCCGCAGGTCGCGACCGGCGAGTACGTCTGCTCGGTCGGGACCGACATCGACGAGTACTAA
- a CDS encoding aspartate aminotransferase family protein encodes MTAGPPIDELHFADAPTVDDVPGPNTRALLEKQREIDSSAVAYPDDIPIAFEEGKGATVRDADGNTYIDLFAGIGVLNVGHSNPYVLEAVHEQADKFVHTVDFPTEARLELIEKLDEIAPDGLQGQNKVVFGGPTGSDAIEASIKLSKYNTGGDGLIAFRGAYHGATTGAMSVTSNKKFKGDYTPLLADVVHAPYPHPFRQDKAPQEAVDHALEEVQAIVEDPYGGLANPAGIIVEPIQGEGGIVTPPEGFLQGLRDIADDNDVTLVFDEIQSGLGRTGQWWASDWEGVTPDAMTSAKALGGVGFPLSATMYHEDLDTWGSGDHAGTYRGHVVGMRAGTRAIEYIQDHDLLAHARDLGEYIRGRLREAGEGTAHLADVRGKGLFIGAEFVDADGKPDGDLVDAIQQYCFEKGVLVWTAGRHGNVLRFLPPLVLTHDLAETALDVVVEAIEAVTAEATRTA; translated from the coding sequence ATGACGGCAGGACCGCCGATAGACGAACTCCACTTCGCGGACGCACCGACCGTCGACGACGTTCCCGGCCCGAACACGCGGGCCTTGCTCGAGAAACAGCGTGAGATCGACAGCAGCGCGGTCGCGTATCCCGACGATATCCCGATCGCCTTCGAGGAGGGCAAGGGCGCAACCGTTCGGGACGCCGACGGCAACACCTACATCGATCTCTTCGCGGGGATCGGCGTCCTCAACGTGGGCCACTCGAACCCGTACGTCCTCGAGGCGGTCCACGAGCAGGCAGACAAGTTCGTCCACACGGTCGACTTCCCGACCGAGGCACGGCTCGAGCTGATCGAGAAACTCGACGAGATCGCACCCGACGGCTTGCAGGGCCAGAACAAGGTCGTCTTCGGCGGCCCGACGGGGAGCGACGCCATCGAGGCGTCGATCAAGCTCTCCAAGTACAACACCGGCGGCGACGGCCTCATCGCGTTCCGCGGTGCCTACCACGGCGCGACGACCGGCGCGATGAGCGTCACCTCGAACAAGAAGTTCAAGGGTGACTACACGCCGCTGCTCGCCGATGTCGTCCACGCGCCGTACCCCCATCCGTTCCGCCAGGACAAGGCACCCCAGGAAGCGGTCGACCACGCCCTCGAGGAGGTCCAGGCGATCGTCGAGGACCCCTACGGCGGTCTCGCGAACCCCGCGGGGATCATCGTCGAGCCGATTCAGGGCGAGGGCGGGATCGTCACGCCCCCGGAGGGGTTCCTGCAGGGGCTGCGCGATATCGCCGACGACAACGACGTGACGCTGGTCTTCGACGAGATCCAGAGCGGGCTCGGTCGGACGGGCCAGTGGTGGGCCAGCGACTGGGAGGGAGTCACCCCCGACGCGATGACCAGCGCGAAGGCGCTCGGCGGCGTCGGCTTCCCGCTCTCGGCGACGATGTACCACGAGGATCTCGATACCTGGGGCTCGGGCGACCACGCCGGCACCTACCGGGGCCACGTCGTCGGCATGCGGGCCGGGACCCGCGCGATCGAGTACATTCAGGACCACGACCTGCTCGCACACGCCCGCGATCTCGGCGAGTACATTCGGGGGCGGCTCCGCGAGGCGGGCGAGGGCACTGCCCACCTCGCTGACGTTCGTGGCAAGGGGCTGTTCATCGGTGCCGAGTTCGTCGACGCCGACGGCAAGCCCGACGGCGACCTCGTCGACGCCATCCAGCAGTACTGCTTCGAGAAGGGTGTCCTCGTCTGGACGGCCGGCCGCCACGGCAACGTCCTTCGGTTCCTGCCGCCGCTGGTGTTGACCCACGACCTGGCAGAAACCGCACTGGACGTCGTCGTCGAGGCGATCGAGGCGGTCACCGCCGAGGCGACACGAACCGCCTGA
- a CDS encoding amino acid permease, whose protein sequence is MLDTLSAPCCFVRDAFYDTLGWANWLGLAFASAFYMYGFGEYVNQLVGAPALALGPVTVSAAQTIGLIGAALFIAVNYMGAKETGGLQIGIVLTLLAILGAFTIVGLLNADLESLRPLAPEGTTGEVLPVTAIVFVSYLGFVQITSVAEEIKDPGRNLPLAVIGSVVIVTVVYALFLLVLLAAVPNDLVANNDTAVVEAAELLFGQYDIFGFGLGTLGWGLLLLGGLLATASSANASILSSSRINFAMGREKIISPSVNEIHPRFGTPYKSILITGSLIIVFLLFGNLEILSTAGSVLHLIVYGLLNIALIVMREAEPADYDPDFEVPLYPVVPIIGTISSFALIAYIEPFVILLSAALVVFAGAWYLFYARQRVESAGVFAGWILDRSEEMPDAAVAAADTVRPDAAKAADAGATGDDFRVMVPLANPRTEKELITLAGAIAKQRGGTVHAVHIVQVPDQTPLARAEENERLDAESKKLLEQARTDAETFGVPVETHTVLSHRSFEEVFDAARAFEADQVVMGWGPTAHGRAESRIDELTHDLPCDFLVLKDRGFDPSRILVPTAGGPDSALSADVVRLLREEFDSEVTLLHVLTDDESLAEGEQFLEEWAAENDLADAELRLEDGDVETAITEAATEATLVVLGATGKGLLSRIVRGSLVLDVHEDIEGSVLLAERARERSMRERLLGHDEE, encoded by the coding sequence GTGCTGGACACACTTTCCGCACCCTGCTGCTTCGTACGTGACGCTTTCTATGACACGCTCGGCTGGGCCAACTGGCTCGGACTCGCCTTCGCCTCCGCGTTCTACATGTACGGGTTCGGCGAGTACGTCAACCAGCTTGTGGGCGCGCCGGCGCTCGCGCTCGGTCCCGTCACGGTGTCGGCCGCCCAGACGATCGGCCTGATCGGCGCGGCGCTGTTTATCGCCGTCAACTACATGGGCGCGAAGGAGACCGGCGGCCTCCAGATCGGGATCGTCCTCACGCTACTTGCCATTCTGGGCGCCTTCACGATCGTCGGGCTGTTGAACGCCGACCTCGAGTCGCTGCGGCCGCTTGCCCCGGAGGGAACGACCGGCGAGGTGCTGCCGGTGACCGCCATCGTCTTCGTCTCCTATCTCGGCTTCGTTCAGATCACCTCCGTCGCCGAGGAGATCAAGGACCCCGGCCGGAACCTCCCGCTGGCCGTCATCGGCTCGGTCGTCATCGTGACCGTCGTCTACGCGCTCTTCCTGCTTGTCCTACTCGCGGCGGTCCCGAACGACCTCGTCGCGAACAACGACACCGCCGTCGTCGAGGCCGCCGAACTGCTGTTCGGACAGTACGACATCTTCGGGTTCGGCCTGGGAACGCTCGGTTGGGGACTGCTCTTGCTGGGCGGTCTCCTCGCGACGGCCTCGAGCGCGAACGCCTCGATCCTCTCATCCTCGCGGATCAACTTCGCGATGGGCCGGGAGAAGATCATCTCGCCGTCGGTCAACGAGATCCATCCCCGCTTTGGCACGCCGTACAAGTCGATCCTGATCACCGGCTCGCTCATCATCGTCTTCCTGCTCTTTGGCAACCTCGAGATCCTCTCGACGGCCGGCTCGGTGTTGCACCTGATCGTCTACGGCCTGTTGAACATCGCGTTGATCGTCATGCGGGAGGCCGAACCGGCCGACTACGATCCGGACTTCGAGGTGCCGCTGTATCCGGTCGTTCCGATTATCGGGACGATCTCGTCGTTCGCCCTGATCGCCTACATCGAGCCGTTCGTCATTCTGCTGTCGGCGGCGTTGGTCGTCTTCGCGGGCGCGTGGTACCTGTTCTACGCCCGCCAGCGCGTCGAGAGCGCCGGCGTCTTCGCCGGATGGATACTCGACCGCTCCGAGGAGATGCCCGACGCCGCGGTCGCCGCAGCCGACACCGTCCGCCCCGACGCCGCCAAAGCGGCGGATGCGGGCGCGACGGGTGACGACTTCCGCGTGATGGTCCCGCTGGCCAACCCCCGGACCGAGAAGGAACTCATCACCCTTGCGGGAGCCATCGCGAAGCAACGCGGCGGCACCGTCCACGCGGTCCACATCGTGCAGGTGCCGGACCAGACGCCGCTGGCACGCGCCGAGGAGAACGAGCGCCTCGACGCCGAGTCCAAGAAACTGCTCGAGCAGGCCCGGACCGACGCCGAGACGTTCGGCGTGCCCGTCGAGACCCACACCGTTCTCTCACATCGCTCGTTCGAGGAGGTCTTCGACGCCGCTCGCGCGTTCGAGGCCGATCAGGTCGTCATGGGGTGGGGACCGACCGCCCACGGCCGGGCAGAGTCCCGCATCGACGAACTGACCCACGATCTCCCCTGTGACTTCCTCGTGTTGAAAGATCGGGGCTTCGATCCGTCCCGCATCCTCGTCCCGACCGCGGGCGGCCCCGACTCGGCGCTCAGCGCCGACGTCGTCCGACTGCTTCGCGAAGAGTTTGACTCCGAGGTGACGCTGTTGCACGTCCTCACCGACGACGAGTCCCTCGCTGAGGGCGAGCAGTTCCTCGAGGAGTGGGCCGCCGAGAACGACCTCGCCGACGCCGAGTTGCGACTCGAGGACGGCGACGTCGAGACGGCCATCACCGAGGCCGCGACGGAGGCGACGCTGGTGGTCCTCGGCGCGACCGGGAAGGGCCTGCTCTCGCGGATCGTCCGCGGCTCGCTGGTCTTAGACGTCCACGAGGACATCGAGGGGTCGGTGTTGCTGGCCGAACGGGCCCGCGAGCGCTCCATGCGCGAGCGGTTGCTGGGTCACGACGAAGAGTGA
- a CDS encoding IS5-like element ISNpe2 family transposase: MSSTTATLQDVASVDEFLNAAATETVPLFEYLEFEFLLEYDVFAPARRGRTRVHQPPDLFRAFLHCYYKNIYGTRPVTRELQHGLVWYYCGLDKPPSRDTIDRFLTDLEHIINDVFDRLVEQAAVRGLLDSTYSIDSTHIEAIQYNDAASWNYDPTAEEYYYGFGCTIVSTGAKIPIAAEFTQAKQADQETAMRVTGDALAVDTPIWMLGDSAYDILDWHDYLLTAGVVPIAPYNPRNTDDPKDIEYRVEDRIEEHSEDVQLKRSILDETFNNRTGIERTNDAVKDCGLGHVRARGRVHARTEVFVALCLRIVIAITNYERGHDPGREMLKL, encoded by the coding sequence GTGTCCAGCACAACCGCGACCCTGCAAGACGTTGCTTCGGTCGATGAGTTTTTGAATGCAGCGGCTACGGAAACAGTTCCGCTGTTTGAGTATCTTGAGTTCGAGTTTCTACTGGAGTACGACGTGTTCGCCCCCGCTCGCCGGGGGCGAACACGAGTTCACCAGCCACCTGATCTCTTTCGCGCCTTTCTCCATTGCTACTACAAGAACATCTACGGAACACGCCCAGTCACGCGAGAACTCCAGCACGGCCTTGTCTGGTACTACTGCGGACTCGACAAACCGCCATCGAGAGACACCATTGACCGGTTTCTCACTGATCTCGAACACATTATCAACGATGTCTTCGACAGGCTCGTCGAGCAGGCCGCCGTCCGCGGCCTGCTCGACTCGACGTACTCTATCGATTCGACGCACATCGAGGCGATCCAGTACAACGACGCTGCCTCATGGAACTACGATCCAACAGCCGAAGAGTACTACTACGGCTTCGGCTGTACGATCGTTTCAACCGGTGCAAAGATCCCGATAGCAGCGGAGTTCACACAGGCCAAACAAGCAGACCAAGAGACGGCGATGCGCGTCACGGGTGACGCGCTCGCCGTCGATACACCGATCTGGATGCTTGGAGACAGCGCCTACGACATCCTCGATTGGCACGACTACCTGCTGACCGCAGGAGTCGTGCCAATCGCTCCGTACAACCCGCGAAACACTGACGACCCGAAAGACATCGAGTACAGGGTCGAAGACCGCATTGAGGAACACAGCGAGGACGTTCAGCTGAAACGATCCATCTTGGACGAGACGTTCAACAACCGGACAGGAATCGAACGAACCAACGACGCAGTCAAGGACTGCGGCCTCGGGCACGTCCGCGCCCGAGGCCGCGTCCACGCACGAACAGAAGTGTTCGTTGCGCTATGTCTTCGGATCGTCATTGCAATCACCAACTACGAGCGAGGACACGATCCAGGACGTGAGATGCTCAAGCTATGA
- a CDS encoding IS5-like element ISNpe18 family transposase, with product MSSSATTLQGVASVDDFLNVAATETAPLFEYLEFEFLLEYDVFAPASRGRTRVHKPPELFKGFLHCYYKGIYGPRPVTRELHNTLTWLSCGFEKPPSRDTVDRFLTDLELVVDDVFDRLVEQAACRGLLDSTYRIDSTHVTAIQYNDEATWNYDSTAEEHYYGFGCVIVSAGPKIPIAAEFTQRKQIDAETAMRVTKDALAVDTPIWMLGDSAYDVLEWHDFLLSQGVVPIAPYNPRNTDDPLDIEYRVEDRIDEHAEDISLKQSVLAETYDHRTQVERTNEACKDCGLGHVRARGRVHARTQVFLALSLRVIVAVTNYERGHNPGRTKLKTL from the coding sequence ATGTCCAGCAGCGCCACAACCCTGCAAGGCGTAGCTTCGGTTGACGACTTCTTGAATGTCGCGGCTACGGAGACAGCACCGCTATTCGAGTACTTAGAGTTCGAGTTTCTGCTGGAGTACGACGTGTTCGCCCCCGCTTCGAGGGGGCGAACACGAGTCCACAAGCCCCCAGAACTCTTCAAAGGCTTCCTGCACTGCTACTACAAAGGCATCTACGGCCCACGACCAGTCACACGAGAACTCCACAATACACTCACTTGGCTCTCCTGCGGTTTCGAGAAGCCGCCCTCACGAGACACTGTTGATCGGTTTCTCACCGATCTTGAATTGGTGGTGGATGATGTCTTCGACCGCCTCGTCGAGCAGGCCGCCTGCCGGGGCCTGCTCGACTCCACATACCGCATCGATTCGACTCACGTCACTGCAATCCAGTACAACGATGAAGCGACGTGGAACTACGACTCAACGGCTGAGGAACACTACTACGGATTCGGCTGTGTGATTGTGTCGGCCGGGCCAAAGATTCCGATTGCTGCAGAGTTCACACAGCGAAAGCAGATCGATGCTGAGACGGCGATGCGCGTCACGAAGGACGCGCTCGCCGTCGATACACCGATCTGGATGCTCGGAGACAGCGCTTACGACGTGCTGGAGTGGCACGACTTCCTGCTGTCGCAGGGAGTCGTGCCGATTGCGCCGTACAACCCACGCAATACGGACGATCCGCTTGACATCGAATACAGGGTCGAGGACCGCATTGACGAACACGCCGAAGACATCAGTCTCAAACAATCAGTACTCGCCGAGACGTATGATCATCGGACGCAAGTGGAACGAACAAACGAAGCCTGCAAGGACTGCGGCCTCGGGCACGTCCGCGCCCGAGGCCGCGTACATGCACGAACACAGGTGTTCCTTGCACTGAGTCTCCGCGTGATCGTCGCAGTTACCAACTACGAAAGAGGACACAATCCCGGACGAACGAAGCTCAAAACCCTGTGA
- a CDS encoding Rid family detoxifying hydrolase translates to MSDIDPIETDDAPSNDNPYSQGVRAGDTLYVSGYGPVDPGTGAVVDGDIEVQTNRVLDNIAAVVDEAGGDGLADVVKVTVYLTDLEDYERVNAAYGGRFSNEPPARVCVEVSRLPEDVRVELDATAYLG, encoded by the coding sequence ATGTCCGACATCGATCCCATCGAAACCGACGACGCACCGAGCAACGACAACCCCTACTCGCAGGGGGTCCGCGCCGGCGACACGCTGTACGTCTCCGGCTACGGCCCCGTCGATCCCGGGACGGGCGCGGTCGTCGACGGCGACATCGAGGTGCAAACGAATCGGGTCCTCGATAACATCGCGGCCGTCGTCGACGAAGCCGGCGGTGACGGTCTCGCCGACGTGGTCAAAGTCACGGTCTACCTGACCGATCTCGAGGACTACGAGCGGGTCAACGCGGCCTACGGCGGGCGGTTCAGTAATGAGCCGCCCGCGCGGGTCTGCGTCGAGGTCTCCCGACTGCCCGAGGACGTCCGTGTCGAACTGGACGCGACCGCGTACTTGGGTTAA
- a CDS encoding threonine synthase: MPADLTCPDCGTVYEAGPDEPWRCGCGHALEFDERPHPQGDPLPLHSLDTTEGLWTFFEFLPIEQHVTFYEGFTPLVEAPDWDAQFKLEYVFPTGSFKDRGATTTLSRAVELGVEKVIEDSSGNAGASIATYAARAGLDADIYVPADVKQSKLMAIQRADARPVRIEGSREDVTAACQRAVEGDGERDAPYQTGDGWYASHAWNPAFYAGTMTFAFEVAAQQGWTVPDAVVLPIGHGTLFLGAYRGFSLLNEAGIVDGMPRLLGAQAAGYAPIVAALGGDTTDADGEATTIADGIQITEPARGTEILEAIEETDGDAIALGGDPIETALDRLHRNGFYVEPTCAVAPAALEQYREDGVIDDGDDVVVPLTGSGLKTL; encoded by the coding sequence ATGCCGGCCGATCTCACCTGCCCCGACTGCGGGACCGTCTACGAGGCCGGACCGGACGAGCCCTGGCGCTGTGGCTGTGGCCACGCCCTGGAGTTCGATGAACGACCGCACCCACAGGGCGATCCGCTCCCGTTGCATAGCCTCGACACGACCGAGGGGCTGTGGACCTTCTTCGAGTTTCTCCCGATCGAACAGCACGTCACCTTCTACGAGGGCTTTACGCCGCTGGTCGAGGCCCCCGACTGGGACGCGCAGTTCAAACTCGAGTACGTCTTCCCGACGGGGTCGTTCAAGGACCGCGGTGCGACGACCACGCTCTCGCGGGCGGTCGAACTCGGCGTCGAGAAGGTCATCGAGGACTCCTCGGGCAATGCGGGCGCGTCGATCGCGACCTACGCCGCGCGGGCGGGACTGGACGCGGACATCTACGTCCCCGCCGACGTCAAGCAGTCCAAGCTGATGGCGATCCAGCGGGCCGACGCCCGCCCGGTTCGGATCGAGGGCTCTCGGGAGGACGTCACTGCCGCCTGTCAGCGGGCCGTCGAGGGCGACGGGGAGCGCGATGCCCCCTACCAGACCGGCGACGGCTGGTACGCCAGCCACGCCTGGAACCCCGCCTTCTACGCGGGTACGATGACCTTCGCGTTCGAGGTGGCTGCCCAGCAGGGCTGGACCGTCCCCGACGCCGTCGTCCTCCCGATCGGCCACGGGACGCTCTTTTTGGGCGCGTATCGTGGCTTCTCGCTGCTGAACGAGGCCGGCATCGTCGACGGGATGCCCCGACTGCTGGGCGCGCAGGCGGCCGGCTACGCACCCATCGTCGCCGCACTCGGCGGCGACACTACCGACGCCGACGGTGAGGCGACGACCATCGCCGACGGTATCCAGATCACCGAGCCCGCGCGCGGCACCGAGATCCTCGAGGCCATCGAGGAAACCGACGGCGACGCCATCGCCCTCGGCGGGGATCCGATCGAGACCGCGCTCGATCGACTCCACCGCAACGGCTTCTACGTCGAACCCACCTGTGCGGTCGCGCCGGCGGCCCTCGAGCAGTACCGCGAGGACGGCGTCATCGACGACGGGGACGACGTCGTCGTCCCGCTGACCGGCAGTGGATTGAAGACCCTTTGA
- a CDS encoding DUF4870 domain-containing protein — translation MSQPTATTEPGPSILTERTLLGIFVHFIAILPLVGIVATAVIYLVSTHDFTRANARNALNWHLLVSGSFIGTVVLVFGLDALFEYVSAPDLLETVVFLPVFVLTVLAIVLGALSVFVWIVAMAKAIFGEAWEYPFAPAFVGADADGDQPS, via the coding sequence ATGTCACAACCAACCGCAACGACCGAACCCGGCCCGTCGATCCTCACGGAGCGGACGCTACTGGGCATTTTCGTCCACTTCATCGCGATCCTGCCACTCGTCGGCATCGTCGCCACCGCCGTGATCTATCTGGTATCGACCCACGACTTTACCCGCGCCAACGCCCGGAACGCGCTCAACTGGCATCTGCTGGTCAGTGGCTCGTTCATCGGGACGGTCGTCCTCGTATTCGGGCTAGATGCGCTGTTCGAGTACGTCTCGGCACCGGACCTCCTCGAGACGGTCGTCTTTCTGCCGGTCTTCGTCCTGACGGTCCTCGCGATCGTCCTCGGCGCTCTCAGCGTCTTCGTCTGGATCGTCGCGATGGCAAAGGCGATCTTCGGCGAGGCCTGGGAATACCCCTTCGCGCCGGCGTTCGTCGGTGCCGACGCGGACGGTGACCAACCGAGTTAA